A DNA window from Trypanosoma brucei brucei TREU927 chromosome 10, whole genome shotgun sequence contains the following coding sequences:
- a CDS encoding TPR-repeat-containing chaperone protein DnaJ (similar over 419aa to SP:Q99615: DnaJ homolog subfamily C member 7 (Tetratricopeptide repeat protein 2)(TPR repeat protein 2). {Homo sapiens;}) — MSVRHLFGALQWVTTGSVAGRPRDIEERVELNGLSVGPKDCGRVVGVVNPHQITEEPCDSLEGRSEGEHDHQILMDSTRENCVNGNDNVPVHCGEKQSTYKRGGGFNNEQVLLQWKLRQFDQLSAKIEANMARYRQSGDRRRLNEMEKELQVIRILRGSAVRCLKDVDNANSQTSESGAQSPGGVSPSPVLSASPSESASHPADSVSDNCVFDTRAPVENGLFQTPLAAPSGLPSGATATDAVLNEATPVPSTGVSAPPVPLAPQSRESCKADSDDAVHAQDALQQPKSYDTRCPRRPEHPAATAVNNSIRKQGIHPAGSHSATPVNRFSSAGGNSEGCGPTTREGSPTVQSFMHPRGSVGQAPTAAAVQNKKPKEWHGDYFEPCDIGGGESTLRDKARRASAIATPTSEVIDSAAYRGSSGTQSSVSAVVHEMFNRLKNRGSHLHGKVAPPAAPIVPRSEAAAEVSDGLSSAAQAVSVLRKRGNDLVKKGQYKEAIQVYTDAIRCDPENNVLLCNRAVAYLLNNQYRLSLMDCENVLYNSPTNLKAHWRAAKALLYMYRTKEARYHYRKASELSTNAADERLIADELELLHSVEMYHSCSKEKHWSKCLWHAKQLLQTFSHISPINIPWHCLKLEALLHLDCWKALEGVKQLKKSHPTCAELFFLHAKSLFYCAHNQRSVAEALELVRHAVELKKADGEVEDSRYIALERNLTLFERCRDRGNAAYKSGNWSEAYDAYTSCISIDPQNTSLVAMAYCNRAATCMQCGRWAEALEDVNNSISINGTAPKAYTRRAHINIHLFSEKGGTDIRLLKQAVSDLRTVVKLEPSKANKQHLDEVVRMTQEKEKQIQRAHNDNCNRYGSGSERHDWRGKGHQKHSSSPGAQHKAEGQDNRRPSVATASHSRAQLVRLLGLETTANLDEQALVRAYHKAALQWHPDRWVGAPKHEQQVAEQKFKEINVAYQALKQVIGNR, encoded by the coding sequence ATGAGTGTAAGGCACCTGTTTGGAGCCTTGCAATGGGTTACGACAGGGTCAGTTGCTGGACGCCCTCGGGATATAGAGGAGCGCGTTGAGCTGAACGGCCTCTCAGTTGGACCAAAGGACTGTGGGCGTGTTGTGGGTGTCGTCAATCCGCATCAAATAACAGAGGAACCGTGCGATAGTTTAGAGGGTCGAAGTGAGGGCGAACACGACCACCAAATATTGATGGACAGCACGCGTGAAAACTGCGTAAATGGGAATGATAACGTGCCGGTGCATTGTGGAGAGAAGCAATCAACGTATAAGCGTGGTGGGGGTTTCAACAATGAACAAGTGTTGCTTCAGTGGAAGCTGCGCCAGTTCGATCAGCTGAGCGCTAAAATCGAGGCAAACATGGCCCGGTATCGTCAATCAGGTGACCGACGGCGCTTGAACGAGATGGAAAAAGAACTCCAGGTTATACGAATTCTTAGGGGTAGTGCGGTGCGCTGCCTAAAAGATGTAGATAATGCAAACAGCCAAACAAGCGAAAGTGGCGCGCAAAGTCCGGGAGGCGTGTCGCCGTCACCAGTGCTAAGTGCTAGTCCCTCCGAAAGTGCTTCCCATCCAGCTGATAGTGTCTCCGATAATTGTGTATTTGACACGCGTGCGCCAGTTGAGAATGGGCTGTTCCAAACTCCATTGGCGGCTCCGTCAGGCTTGCCAAGTGGCGCGACTGCCACGGACGCTGTTTTAAATGAGGCAACACCAGTTCCCTCAACGGGCGTTTCCGCTCCACCAGTGCCCCTGGCGCCACAATCCCGAGAATCGTGTAAGGCCGACTCCGACGATGCCGTTCATGCACAAGATGCGCTGCAGCAACCAAAGTCGTATGATACCCGGTGCCCTCGTCGCCCCGAGCACCCGGCCGCAACCGCTGTGAATAATTCCATTAGGAAGCAAGGGATCCATCCCGCGGGGTCACATTCTGCAACTCCTGTAAACCGTTTTAGCAGTGCAGGTGGTAATTCCGAGGGTTGCGGGCCCACAACGAGGGAGGGGTCACCAACAGTTCAGTCTTTCATGCATCCGCGCGGAAGTGTGGGTCAGGCAccgacagcagcagcagtgcaaaataaaaagcctAAAGAATGGCATGGAGATTATTTTGAGCCGTGTGACATAGGCGGGGGTGAGTCTACTTTACGTGATAAAGCGAGACGCGCTTCAGCAATAGCCACACCGACTAGTGAAGTTATTGATTCAGCAGCGTACCGCGGCTCCAGTGGAACACAATCTTCAGTTTCAGCGGTTGTTCACGAAATGTTTAATCGGTTAAAAAACCGTGGTTCACACTTACATGGGAAAGTTGCACCACCAGCAGCTCCTATAGTTCCTCGAAGCGAGGCAGCAGCAGAGGTGTCGGACGGCTTGTCCTCTGCAGCCCAAGCTGTATCGGTTCTTCGAAAACGTGGCAATGACCTTGTGAAGAAGGGACAATACAAGGAGGCCATACAAGTATACACAGACGCTATTAGATGCGACCCGGAAAACAATGTTCTCCTATGCAATCGAGCTGTTGCCTACTTACTCAACAACCAGTACAGGCTCTCTCTGATGGATTGTGAGAATGTGCTTTACAACTCACCAACCAATCTTAAGGCTCACTGGCGCGCCGCGAAAGCACTTCTGTATATGTATAGGACGAAAGAGGCACGGTATCACTACCGAAAGGCCAGTGAGCTTTCTACCAACGCGGCTGATGAGCGGCTAATAGCCGATGAACTGGAACTTCTTCATTCGGTGGAGATGTACCACAGCTGCAGTAAGGAAAAACACTGGTCAAAGTGTTTGTGGCACGCTAAACAACTTCTTCAAACTTTTAGCCACATCAGCCCAATAAATATTCCGTGGCATTGCCTGAAACTTGAGGCCCTTTTGCATTTAGACTGCTGGAAAGCATTGGAGGGTGTCAAGCAACTGAAGAAGAGCCATCCGACGTGCGCCGAGCTGTTCTTTCTCCATGCGAAGAGCCTGTTTTACTGCGCACACAATCAGCGCAGTGTGGCGGAGGCTCTAGAGCTGGTTCGGCACGCAGTTGAGCTGAAAAAGGCTGACGGAGAAGTAGAGGATAGCCGTTATATCGCCTTAGAGCGCAACCTCACGTTATTTGAGAGATGTCGTGATCGCGGTAATGCGGCATATAAGAGCGGAAACTGGTCAGAAGCATACGATGCGTATACTTCCTGCATTTCGATAGATCCACAGAATACTTCACTTGTTGCAATGGCATATTGCAACCGCGCAGCAACATGTATGCAGTGTGGCCGCTGGGCTGAGGCGCTGGAGGATGTCAATAACTCTATTAGCATCAACGGCACGGCACCTAAGGCATATACCCGGAGGGCTCACATAAACATCCATTTATTTAGCGAAAAAGGTGGAACAGATATACGCCTTCTTAAACAAGCTGTTAGCGACCTCCGCACGGTAGTAAAACTTGAGCCAAGCAAAGCAAACAAGCAGCATCTGGATGAGGTCGTTAGAAtgacacaagaaaaagaaaaacagataCAGCGCGCACACAATGATAATTGCAACCGCTATGGGTCTGGCAGCGAGCGCCATGACTGGCGTGGTAAAGGACATCAAAAACATTCTAGCTCTCCTGGTGCCCAGCATAAAGCTGAGGGCCAAGACAATCGACGACCATCGGTTGCGACCGCATCACACTCTAGAGCTCAACTTGTGCGGTTGTTGGGGTTGGAGACCACCGCCAATTTGGATGAACAGGCACTTGTGAGGGCATATCACAAGGCTGCACTTCAGTGGCATCCTGACAGGTGGGTTGGGGCACCCAAACATGAACAACAGGTAGCGGAGCAAAAGTTTAAGGAAATCAATGTTGCGTATCAAGCGTTGAAGCAGGTGATCGGCAATCGTTGA